The genomic DNA GCGTTGTAGACGAGGAACTTCGTCACCTCGCCCAGCGCGCGCCCTTCCTTGCGGTTATAGACGATGGCGCCCACGCCGCCGCGCTGCGCCTCCTCGATGCAGACCTCGATCCCGTGCGCCAGATAGGGGCGGCAGGTGCAGATGTCGGAGCCGAACACGTCGGACCCGTTGCACTCGTCATGGATGCGGCAGGCGATGCGCGTCTCCTCCCGCCCCAGCTTCGCCGGATCGCCGAAGAGATAGACGGTCATCCCGCCGATCGGCGGCAGGAAGGTCTTGAGGTCAGGCCGCGTCACCAGTTCCGGGAACATGCCGCCAGTCTGCTCGAAGAGGCCGCGGCGCAGATCGTTCTCGGTGATGCCGAAGCGTTCCGCCACGCCGGGCAGCCACCAGACCGGCTCGATGGCCACCTTGGTCACGCGCGCATCGCCGTTGGGGCCGAGGACCTGCCCGTCCGGCTCCAGCCGCCCGGCGCGCATCGCGGCGGTCAGCTCCGGCATGTTGATATGCGCCTTGGTGACCGCGATGCTCGGCCGGATGTCGCGTCCCGAGGCGATCTCGGCGCCGAAGGCCTCCGTGGTCATGTGGCCCCAGGGATCGAGCGAGACGATCTTCCCGGGCGCCGCCCATTGCGGGAAGGGGCCGATAGGTTCCGCCGGGCGGGTGTTG from Roseomonas gilardii includes the following:
- a CDS encoding GTP cyclohydrolase II, encoding MSQIPEAAPSPLVPPPQAALRGNLPGPARPIVLTSHPGIGGQAARPVQWGAADPQRRGPVIATPGEGSRNAIGTHAGSYSLYRALAVAAGQLSAEHRPDLTNTRPAEPIGPFPQWAAPGKIVSLDPWGHMTTEAFGAEIASGRDIRPSIAVTKAHINMPELTAAMRAGRLEPDGQVLGPNGDARVTKVAIEPVWWLPGVAERFGITENDLRRGLFEQTGGMFPELVTRPDLKTFLPPIGGMTVYLFGDPAKLGREETRIACRIHDECNGSDVFGSDICTCRPYLAHGIEVCIEEAQRGGVGAIVYNRKEGRALGEVTKFLVYNARKRQEGGDRADRYFACTAGVAGVHDMRFQELMPDVLHWLGITRIDRLVSMSNMKYEPIVASGIEVVERVPIPEELIPPDAQVEMDAKKAAGYFTDKVPDAAELARIKGRGLQE